A window of Micromonospora sp. WMMC415 genomic DNA:
GTCGACGGCGAGGCCGGACCGCTCGGCGACGCTGGTGTTCGGCGTGATGCCGATGCCCACCACCACGAGGTCGCCCTCGAGTCGGCCACCGCTGGTCGTCACGACCACGCCGGTCGGAGTCTCCACCACGGACTCGACGGACTCGCCCAGCCGCAGCCTGACGCCCTGCCGGCGATGGATCGCCGCGCAGCTGGCCCCGATCTCGCGGCCGAGTACGCGCTGCAGCGGCACGTCGAGCGCCTCCACCACCGTGACGTCGGCGCCCGTGGCGCGGCTGGTCGCGGCGACCTCGGCACCGATGAAACCGGCGCCGATGACGATCACGTGGACGCCCGGACGCAGCGCGGCCCGCAGCCGGTCCGCATCCCGCAGGGTGCGCAGATAGTGGATGCGCTCGCCCTCCACGCCGGGCAGCCGGCGTGGGCTCCCGCCGGTGGCGACGAGAATGGCGTCGGCGGCGACCTCGGTGCCGTCGGCCAACTCGACCAGCCCCCACTCGGGCCGGATCCGGACGACCGGCTGGCCGAGCCGCAGGTGTACGTCGTTTCTCGCCAACCAGTCCTCGGGCAACAGGTGCAGGCCGCAGTCGTCGTCGCCGGCGAGGTACTCCTTCGACAGCGGCGGCCGCTGGTACGGTCGGTCCGGTTCGGCGCCGAGCAGCTCGATCCGACCGTCGAAGCCGCGCCGGCGC
This region includes:
- a CDS encoding NAD(P)/FAD-dependent oxidoreductase — protein: MTRTIVTIGAGQAAAVAARTLRRRGFDGRIELLGAEPDRPYQRPPLSKEYLAGDDDCGLHLLPEDWLARNDVHLRLGQPVVRIRPEWGLVELADGTEVAADAILVATGGSPRRLPGVEGERIHYLRTLRDADRLRAALRPGVHVIVIGAGFIGAEVAATSRATGADVTVVEALDVPLQRVLGREIGASCAAIHRRQGVRLRLGESVESVVETPTGVVVTTSGGRLEGDLVVVGIGITPNTSVAERSGLAVDNGVVVDQYCRTAVPNVYAAGDVANHWHPLFGERIRVEHFDNASRQAAAAANNMIGRTRVYADPHWFWSDQYDHNLQYTGHAPVWDELVVRGSVEECDFSVFYLRDGLVRAAFAVDRGADVLVAKELIAGQVTVSPQVLADEDVDLSELTALEEQL